The genomic interval CGAGTTCCAGTACGACCTCTACTTCGGCCCGGGCGAGCCCGGCGACATCGAGACCACGGCCTCGGGGGTCAAGGTGCGCATGGACGCGGCCACGGCCCGCCGCGCGAACGGCATGACGATCGACTTCGTCGACGAGCAGGGCGGAGCCTTCAAGATCGAGAACCCGAACGAGCCGCCGCGCGTGCGGTCGCTCTCGGTCGAGGGGCTCAAGGCTATGATGGACGAGGGCAAGCCGTTCGAGCTCGTCGACGTGCGCACCGAGGGCGAGCGCGCGACGGCCAAGATCGACCGCGCGAAGCACCTCGACGAGCACCAGAAGGCGATCGAGGCGATGGACAAGGACACCGTGCTCGTCTTCCAGTGCCACCACGGGATGCGGAGCCGCAACGCGGCCGAGCTCTTCCTCCGCAAGGGCTTCCGGAAGGTGTACAACCTCGACGGAGGCATCGACGCCTGGTCGCTCAAGATCGACCCGACGGTGCCGAGGTACTGACCATGAGCGATCACCCCACCGACTTCCAAGGCGATATCCTCGAGGCGCTCCGCACGAGCATCACGGGCGCCCTGCCCGACGCCGCGGTCGAGGCGCAGGGCGGCAACGGGCACTACACGCTCGTCGTGACGTCGAAGGCCTTCGCGGGCAAAGGGCCGGTCGAGGCCCAGCGCCTCGTGTACTCGGCCATCGCGCACCTCATGAAGGGCGACAGGGCCCCCGTGCACGCGGTCGACTCGCTCAAGACGCGCGTCCCTTCCTGAACGGCACGCGCACCAGGACGGCCGACCTCGCATCCTCACAAGGGACCGTTCGGCCCTCGTGAGCCTTCAGCCCTCGCCCGCCGGACCGGTCGCTGCTCCACCCGCAAGCCGCTGCGCCTTCGAAGTCAGATATGCCTTCCCGGCGGCGGCATCGAAGACGGCCTTGACGATCTCGCCAACGACCGACCACACGGCTCGCTCGAGCTCTTCAAACAGCTTGGCGTCGAGCCCAAACCTTGCGGTACCGTGCGCCACAGTGTTTCGATGATTGAGTAGACAGTGGATCGTGCCTTCCCACGGCTTCGCGAGATCAGGATCAAGGCCAAGCCGGAACAGAATCTTCTTGAGCACGACGGGCTTGAGGTTCGACTCGGCATCGACCACCTTGTCGGCGTCGATTTGGACCGAGCGCTCGGCGATCTTCCAGGCCACCTCAACGAACTCGCGGTCGCGTGCAAAGCGATGTAGCGCCGTGTCGTCCGGAAGCTGTTTGCCGAACACCTTGCACTTCGTATTCGGGTCGCGGAGTGCGCTAAAAACCTCCGCGAGCGACGCCGCTCCGATGGGAGGCACCACCTCGTCGACGCGTAGACCCGAGTTGTTGATGCGCTTCACGTACATTGAAAGCAGTGCCTTGCTGACGCCCTCAAAGTGGGCGTACAGCATCACGACCAGCGCCTTGCGCGCCGTCTTACGCTGGTCCTCGGAGGGGAGAAGCGAGACCTGGTTGCGCAACTGGCGCAACTCCGTCTCTCGCCATGTTCGCTCCCGCTCCATCTCCGCTCGGAACTCGGCCAGGTCTAACTCAGACATTTGGCAACTCGTTGCTCGACGAAGTCGATCCGCCTCTTGAGCGCCGCTGCGTAGTTCTTTCCGCCGCCCTTCGTGAGCGCCTGGAATGCCGGATCACGCTTCAAATCCTCGAGCACCCCCTTGAACTTCTCCTTTTGCGCGTCATCGGCGGCCGAGAGCCTCTCGAGATGCGGTTGTATTCCGAGAGTGAGCGCCTCGAAGTGAAGCGAGGAGAAATATCCCATCGGGTTGCCCTGCTTGTTGACGCCGGAGAACACGGTCTCACCGAGCGCCTCCGAGAGGACACCAAACGTGGCCTTGAAGGTTTGCGCCTCCGCTGTGTAGTCGAACCCGGCTGACTTCTCGGGATCGGCTACCGACTCCATGTACTCGGTGAGGAAGTCGCCGATGTCCTTCTCGTAGCGGGCCTGGTCGTTCTTGATCGCGAAGAAGCGGAGCGCGTACTCCTCCATGTACATCTGACCGCGCTTCTCCTCCGTAAGCTGCGCCATGCACGTCTCGAAGTCCGGCTCCTTCACGATCTGCTTGAGGAAGTCGTTGAAGGTGTTGTCCAAGAGCCGGATCGTGCAGTTGCGGAGCTCCTGGGGGCTCAGTAGCTCGCCACCTGTGTTGAGCCGCTTGAACATGTGGTACCGGAGATGCTTGTCGCTCTCGCGGCGAAGAACCTCCATACGGATGAAGTGGCGCTTCAGCTTGATCTGAATCGCTTGGGGAAGGCCTTCGTAGGTGTGCCCATTCAGCATGGGCAGCACGTCACACTCCGTGAGCGTGAGGAAGCGTTCCTTCCCATCCTTCTCGGAGGGATGATTGCCGCGGAAGTGTAGATATGCGGAGATGCGCTGCAGCCCGTCGATCAGCTCGTAGATGCCGTCCTCGACTTCGATGACGTAGATCGGCGGGATCGGGAGCTCGAGGATGAGCGATTCAACGAACTGTGACTGCTTGCCTTCAGACCAGCGGAAGAGGCGCTGGAAATCCGGGTTGATGATGAGCTCCCGCGACTTGTACATGTCGAAGAGCTCGTTAAAGGAAACATCGACCGCCCGTGTGCGCACGCGCGAAATCGCACCGTCGACGGACTGAATCAGGTCGATAGGGGTCGGCTTGCCGGTGCTCATGCGACTTTCTCCAATGCGACGACAGCCTCGCGGTACTGGCTCTCTTTGCGGTGGTGCAGGGAGTGAGGATGGATCTGAGCGAGCGCCCTGTGGACGGCTGCCTGGCCGGCAATCTCCCCCCTGAACCCGAGCGTCGCTCCGAGGTCAACGTAGAGCGAGGGGAGGTCCACGCACAGCTCCTTGTAGTACGAGGTCTGCACCACGAAGAGCGCCAACCCACCCGGACGCAGGACGCGGTGCAGCTCCTTCAACGAGGTCTCTGCGTCAGCGAAGTATTGGTGGAAGGTTTTGAAGTAGTAGGAACCGGATGCCTTACTTCGGTGCGTGCGGATGGCCGCTAGCAGCCCACGAAGGCTCGGCGGCCATCGCTCTGGCAGTGTGGGAACGGCGCCCTTCCTTGCGAGAGGGGTTCCCATCGATGCGCGGCGTAACGCGACAAACTCTGGCGACTCGCGGCCCACGCCAAGCGCAGCGAGCTCGAAGGACGAGCTGATAACGTAGTCGATCCGTGTGCAGTACGGCGGCGAGGTCACCACCAGGTCGACCCCCGACGCGCCGAGCGGAAGCTCCCGGGCGTCGCCGATCGAAATGCGGCCAGTCCAAGGAACAGCCGCGCCCCCCGCCTTGGTCGACTCGAGATCGGAAGCCATCTCGACGATCCGTTCGACCCACCTCCTGCCGAGAGTCCTTGTGGTGTTTCTGCGTCCCTCACCGGGCGTGGTCCAGGTCGGATTCGTCCCACGATGCATCGATGCGGTGCCACGCGCCGCACGAATGAGTGCGAGGAGCATGAACGCCGGAAGGGGCGGAACGTTGCCGTGTTCCGGTCGCACGGCGACGCCGTCATGCGACGTCGCAAGCTCGGCCAGAATCCGCGCCTCAATCGCGCGGTACTGCGAAATGACCGAGCGGGCCATCCATGGCATCAACGGATCCTCGTCCGCGATCTCGATCGGCTTCGCCTCTGCAAGCCGCTTTGCGAGGCCGGTGACGTGCGCGGCGTCATCCGGGTGCACAATCTTCGCCGACGCGACGAGGTTTGCAACGGGGTTGAGGTCGAACCCGATCGGCCTGTGCCCCATCTCGTGAGCGATGCGGGTCGTCGTCCCACTGCCGTTCCACGGGTCCAATACGGTCAACGACGCACCCTCCCCGAGTTTGCGGAGCACGCCTCGCGTGAACTCCTCGGTGTACCCCGCGTAGTACGGATACCAGCTCTCGATTCCGGTCTGCGATGTGGGTTTCCGTTTGGCGTCCAACGGCAAACAAGTGCCGACTCCTCGCAGCTTCTCTGCGAGAGTCACGCTCCCATTCCGGCGGCGGTTCGTCATGGCGTCCCCCGTCTGTCGCGCGGCGGGAGAGCGCTCATGAGCCCAAGCGCCACCGACGTTCCCGCCATGGCTCGACCTGCACGTGCAACGCCTTCGCCGACCTGGGGCTCGTCCCGCACTTGCGCCCCGCCAGCGCTCTTTAGCTCGTTTCGACGCACCGGCATACGTGGTCGGTCCCCCAGAGCCTTCATCGATGTGGCGTTCACGTCCCGGACGAGGTCGATTTGATGCATTTCTCCTCTTGACCTACCACATTCCGCCCCCCCAAACCCGGCTAGTTAGTGCCCGACCCCACGCCCCTGCACTACGTTGCGACTTGGAAGTCGTTCCCGGCCAACTCGCCGGTTGAGGTGCAGCAGCTCGTGTAGTTGGCCATCGCGCACCCCGTCGTACCCGACCGGGTCGCGGTCAAGAGGCGCATCCCTTACTCAACCGCGCGCGCCAGGCTCCGGGTCACCTTCAAGGCTCGTTCGACCCTTAGAGACCACCATCGCCGCAGCACCAAGCCTCGCGCGACCCTTCGAGACCACCGTCGCAAAAGATCCAAGCGTCGTTCGACGCTTCCGGAGCGCCCGAACCGCAGTCCCTAGGGTCGTTCGACCCTTCGGGATGACCCTGAGGGCACCCCCAAGGGTCGTTCGACCCTTCGCGCGCATCGCTGCGCGCTCCCACAAGGGTCGTTCGAGCCTTCGAGCGGGCCCGCCCGCCGCTTCCGGTGCTCAGCGGACCAGATACCTTCGCCGTTACTTCGTCTTCTTCGCGGCGCGGGTGCGCGCGCCCTTCCCATAGAAGTCAAGAGCCCCCGCGATCGACTTTCGGAGCTTCGGGTTCACGGGGGCGTTCGCCTTGGCGATGCCATAGGCCGGCACCGTGACGCTCTTCACGAATGCCGCTGACGCGAGGCGGTCGTCCGACACGGAGGTGAGGAGCGCCTCAAGATCGGCGGCGAGCGGCTCGAATGACGCGAGGCGCG from Myxococcales bacterium carries:
- a CDS encoding DUF262 domain-containing protein codes for the protein MSTGKPTPIDLIQSVDGAISRVRTRAVDVSFNELFDMYKSRELIINPDFQRLFRWSEGKQSQFVESLILELPIPPIYVIEVEDGIYELIDGLQRISAYLHFRGNHPSEKDGKERFLTLTECDVLPMLNGHTYEGLPQAIQIKLKRHFIRMEVLRRESDKHLRYHMFKRLNTGGELLSPQELRNCTIRLLDNTFNDFLKQIVKEPDFETCMAQLTEEKRGQMYMEEYALRFFAIKNDQARYEKDIGDFLTEYMESVADPEKSAGFDYTAEAQTFKATFGVLSEALGETVFSGVNKQGNPMGYFSSLHFEALTLGIQPHLERLSAADDAQKEKFKGVLEDLKRDPAFQALTKGGGKNYAAALKRRIDFVEQRVAKCLS
- a CDS encoding BolA/IbaG family iron-sulfur metabolism protein, which produces MSDHPTDFQGDILEALRTSITGALPDAAVEAQGGNGHYTLVVTSKAFAGKGPVEAQRLVYSAIAHLMKGDRAPVHAVDSLKTRVPS
- the grxD gene encoding Grx4 family monothiol glutaredoxin; translated protein: MSVSEAVKAQIEGHLAKSRVVLFMKGNKHFPQCGFSAQVVKILGEVGVPFDTVNVLQSPELRDGIKAYTDWPTIPQLYVDKQFVGGCDIVKDLYASGELQTLLGAEKPAPPAPPTITLTPGAVKAVTAADDGSGDTLRLEINAEFQYDLYFGPGEPGDIETTASGVKVRMDAATARRANGMTIDFVDEQGGAFKIENPNEPPRVRSLSVEGLKAMMDEGKPFELVDVRTEGERATAKIDRAKHLDEHQKAIEAMDKDTVLVFQCHHGMRSRNAAELFLRKGFRKVYNLDGGIDAWSLKIDPTVPRY